Below is a window of Mucilaginibacter sp. PAMC 26640 DNA.
GTAACAATTGCCTGCTGATGGCTTATGTGCACGTGGCTCATGATTGCGTTATTGGCGATAACGTGATCATAGCCAACTCGGTGCAGCTGGCCGGGCACATCAATGTTTACGACCACGCTTTTATCGGCGGTACATCTGCCGTACATCAGTTTGTTGAAATTGGTGCTCATAGTATGATCTCCGGCGGGTCGCTGGTGCGTAAAGATGTTCCGCCATTCACCAAGGCTGGCCGCGAGCCGCTTTCTTACATCGGGATCAACTCGGTAGGTTTGCGCAGGAGGGGTTTCTCAGCCACTACCATCAACGAGATCCAGGAGATTTACCGCATCATCTTCCTCAAAAAATATAATGTTACCAAAGCCCTTGATATCATAGAGGCCGAATTTAACCCAACAGTGGAGCGCGACGAGATCATTAATTTTGTGCAAAATTCACAAAGAGGTATTATGAAAGGATTTGGGGCTTTATAAGGTTTCGGAATCGGAATTTAAAGAATTTTAGAATGAGCAGAATGTTCTTCACCAACCTTCCTGTCAGACATTAAATCTTACCGTATTAAGCATAAGCAAAAAGTCTTTACGCGCTCATTCATTGAACTATTATTCTGAAAATCCTTTAATTCTGAAAATTCTGATTCCGATAGACAAATGAAAATCTCCCTTCAAAATATTGGGCGCCGCTTTAACCGGGAATGGATCTTTAAGGGGGTTGATTATACTTTCGAAAATAAAGATAGCTACGCCATACTGGGATCTAACGGGTCGGGAAAATCTACTTTACTGCAGGTGCTGAACGGCAGCCTGGCCCCATCAACCGGAGACCTGGGCTATACTTATGAAGATAAAAAAGTAGAGCCAGAGGGCGTTTTCACGTACCTCAGCCTGGCCGCACCATACCTGGAACTGATTGAGGAGTTCAGCCTGGCAGAGATCATCGATTTTCATTTCAAATTCAAG
It encodes the following:
- a CDS encoding ABC transporter ATP-binding protein, encoding MKISLQNIGRRFNREWIFKGVDYTFENKDSYAILGSNGSGKSTLLQVLNGSLAPSTGDLGYTYEDKKVEPEGVFTYLSLAAPYLELIEEFSLAEIIDFHFKFKLYRAGLDKAAIIAMLNLPGSPNKLIKYFSSGMKQRLKLALAFCSDTPMLMLDEPTSNLDTQGIDWYLSLIEKYSADRLTIVCSNQEHEYSFCKHRLSIADYKV
- a CDS encoding acyl-[acyl-carrier-protein]--UDP-N-acetylglucosamine O-acyltransferase, with translation MIQPLAYIHPQAKIADNVVIEPFVTIHKDVEIGEGTWVGSNSVIMDGARIGKNCRIFPGAVVSAPPQDLKYKGEASTVTIGDNTVIRECVTLNRGTALDKNTTTIGNNCLLMAYVHVAHDCVIGDNVIIANSVQLAGHINVYDHAFIGGTSAVHQFVEIGAHSMISGGSLVRKDVPPFTKAGREPLSYIGINSVGLRRRGFSATTINEIQEIYRIIFLKKYNVTKALDIIEAEFNPTVERDEIINFVQNSQRGIMKGFGAL